CCAAATGAACTTTCTTTTGATTCGGAGACAAAAGCAGAAGCAGGAGTTACCAGATTAACTAAAGGATTATTATGTCGTTATCGCGGTTCTTCCACAACTGAAGTAAGAAATTGGTTTAAAAATGTATGGAATTTATTACGTTTATCTTATTTGGGAAGACCTAGCTGTTACCCTAGAGTTTGGCCTTAATTAAATTAAATTTATGATAGGAAAACCCAACGTATTTGTTGGGTTTCATGCCTCAATCCAACCTACGAAGAAATGGTTAAAGTCTTATTTAAGAAAGTAGGTTTTTTTTTATGATGCTACTAACTCTACTTCGCTTTCCATTTCTGAAGGAACGCCATCTCTTACTAAATTGTTTATTTTACCACCTTTTTCTACTAAGTTGCCTACCATTGCAAAGAGAGCGTTTACTTTGCGCTTACGCCATTCGCCTACAACTTGAGGAATTTGTAAAGGTGACAAACGATGTTCTAATGCTTCGTAAAGATAAGCAGCATGACCGGTTTCATCTTTTGCCACGCTCAACATTCCCTTTCTAATGTTGGCACTAATCGGATCGTCGGGCAAAGCGTTTGCCATCAAAACGAAATCTTTGCTAGCATCCAGTTCCAGAATATAAGTGCTAGCCATGAAAACCGTCCAGTCAATTTTTTCTGGCTTCAAATCTTCTGGCAAATACCCCTGAAAATAAGCTTCAAAAAAAGGACTGCGCTTATTTTTATCGCTTTTGGGCAAACTCTTGAAATCAATTACTTGTTTGTTAAGCTGTTTGAGGGCGTGAGCGAATATTTGACCGTGGCGGCGTTCGTCAGCAGCATGACGGGCGAGTTTTTCTGCTAACCAATTATCCCCCTCTGTGGCAGCCCTTTGGCTGAGATTTTCCAAAAAAGGAACTGCACCAGACTCAGATAATTGCAAGCCAGCTAACATATTAGGAATAGTTTGGCGATCGCGCATATTCCGCGCACTCACGTAAGCCCCCGCGCCAGAACCTAAAACGTGCAATATATAGGTAAAAAAGTCCATGTCAAATTCGAGAGTATATCAACCAATCTAAATATAGCGATTTTATAAAAATTTTTCTGCAACGATCGCTCTGTCTGATAAAGTTTAAAATGTATTAATTATCACTCAATTTAACTATGCAACTGACTCCCCAAGAAAAAGACAAACTCCTGATTTTCACCGCTGCCCTAGTAGCAGAACGACGCAAAGATAGAGGTTTAAAGCTGAACTATCCGGAAGCAGTTGCTTATATTTCTGCCGCTATTTTAGAAGGGGCTAGAGATGGTCGCACGGTAGCAGAGTTAATGAGTTATGGTACGACTTTGCTCAAGCGGGAAGATGTGATGGAAGGAGTACCGGAAATGATTCATGAAGTGCAGGTAGAAGCCACTTTTCCCGATGGTACTAAACTAGTGACAGTACATAATCCAATTCGTTAATATTCAGTATTAAGTAAATAATAAAAGTGAGGTAAATTACG
This window of the Leptolyngbyaceae cyanobacterium genome carries:
- a CDS encoding ferritin-like domain-containing protein; translation: MDFFTYILHVLGSGAGAYVSARNMRDRQTIPNMLAGLQLSESGAVPFLENLSQRAATEGDNWLAEKLARHAADERRHGQIFAHALKQLNKQVIDFKSLPKSDKNKRSPFFEAYFQGYLPEDLKPEKIDWTVFMASTYILELDASKDFVLMANALPDDPISANIRKGMLSVAKDETGHAAYLYEALEHRLSPLQIPQVVGEWRKRKVNALFAMVGNLVEKGGKINNLVRDGVPSEMESEVELVAS
- the ureA gene encoding urease subunit gamma: MQLTPQEKDKLLIFTAALVAERRKDRGLKLNYPEAVAYISAAILEGARDGRTVAELMSYGTTLLKREDVMEGVPEMIHEVQVEATFPDGTKLVTVHNPIR